From the genome of Pseudomonas sp. AB6, one region includes:
- the msrQ gene encoding protein-methionine-sulfoxide reductase heme-binding subunit MsrQ, with protein sequence MRYPFWRIGVFAAACIAPVLWLYQAWILALGPDPGKVMVDRLGLGTLILLLITLAMTPLQRWSGWPGWIAVRRQLGLWCFAYVVLHMSAYAVFILGLDWSQLSVELVKRPYIIVGSLAFLCLLSLAITSNRYSQRRLGGRWKKLHRLIYVILGLGLLHMFWIVRADLKEWALYAGIGALLLLLRVPVIARRIPRLVGPKAIHVTKS encoded by the coding sequence ATGCGCTATCCATTTTGGCGAATTGGTGTTTTTGCCGCAGCCTGCATCGCACCTGTACTTTGGCTATACCAAGCCTGGATTCTTGCTTTAGGGCCTGATCCCGGCAAGGTTATGGTGGACCGCCTTGGTTTGGGTACTTTGATCTTGTTGTTGATTACCTTGGCGATGACTCCTTTGCAGCGTTGGAGCGGATGGCCAGGCTGGATTGCAGTGCGCAGGCAGCTAGGGCTGTGGTGCTTTGCTTATGTCGTTTTGCACATGAGCGCTTACGCCGTCTTTATTCTGGGATTGGATTGGTCCCAATTGAGCGTCGAGTTGGTCAAGCGGCCCTACATTATCGTGGGTAGTTTGGCGTTCCTGTGTTTGCTCTCGCTGGCGATAACGTCCAATCGCTATAGTCAGCGTCGGTTGGGTGGGCGTTGGAAGAAGCTTCATCGCCTTATTTACGTGATTCTCGGGCTTGGACTGCTTCATATGTTCTGGATCGTCCGGGCTGATCTGAAGGAGTGGGCGCTGTATGCCGGGATCGGTGCATTGTTGTTATTACTGCGGGTTCCAGTGATTGCTAGGCGAATCCCCCGGTTGGTCGGTCCAAAAGCGATTCATGTTACGAAATCATGA
- the msrP gene encoding protein-methionine-sulfoxide reductase catalytic subunit MsrP, producing the protein MLIKLPSVSDCNESGVTPESVYFSRRTLLGGSVAALAASALPRWADAADPTPYADVEPGAAPNWFKAKLPDTKWQAVTVKGEAITPFKDATHYNNFYEFGSDKGDPAQNAGSLKTEPWTVVIDGEVGKPGRYALEDFMKPYQLEERIYRLRCVEAWSMVIPWMGFPLSALLNRVEPNASAKYIRFETLQDPKSMPGQRSNFALIDWPYAEGLRLDEAMNPLTILAVGMYGRELPNQNGAPLRLVVPWKYGFKSAKSIVRISLVSEQPKTTWQSIAAREYGFYANVNPTVDHPRWTQAHERRLPSGLFSPNIRQTEMFNGYGEQVASLYTGMDLRKNY; encoded by the coding sequence ATGCTAATCAAGCTGCCTTCGGTATCTGACTGCAATGAGTCGGGTGTCACGCCTGAATCTGTTTACTTCTCTCGTCGCACGCTGTTGGGTGGCTCTGTCGCCGCCCTTGCGGCCAGCGCATTGCCGCGTTGGGCCGATGCTGCTGACCCTACTCCTTATGCGGATGTCGAGCCGGGTGCCGCGCCTAATTGGTTCAAGGCGAAGCTGCCGGATACGAAATGGCAGGCTGTCACCGTTAAAGGTGAGGCGATCACGCCGTTCAAAGATGCGACCCACTACAATAATTTTTATGAGTTCGGCTCTGATAAAGGTGACCCTGCGCAAAATGCGGGGTCTCTGAAAACCGAGCCTTGGACGGTGGTCATTGACGGTGAGGTGGGAAAGCCGGGTCGTTATGCGCTTGAAGACTTCATGAAACCGTATCAATTGGAGGAGCGGATCTATCGATTGCGCTGTGTCGAGGCGTGGTCGATGGTTATTCCCTGGATGGGCTTTCCTCTGTCTGCGCTACTTAATCGCGTAGAACCTAATGCCAGCGCTAAGTACATCCGCTTCGAAACGCTTCAGGATCCTAAATCGATGCCAGGTCAGCGCTCCAACTTTGCATTGATCGATTGGCCTTACGCTGAAGGTCTGCGTCTGGATGAAGCGATGAACCCTTTGACGATTCTCGCGGTGGGGATGTATGGCCGCGAGCTGCCCAATCAGAACGGAGCGCCGTTGCGTCTGGTAGTGCCATGGAAGTATGGTTTCAAGAGCGCGAAGTCTATCGTGCGAATCAGTCTGGTCAGCGAGCAGCCTAAGACTACTTGGCAAAGCATAGCCGCGCGTGAGTATGGTTTTTACGCCAACGTGAATCCGACCGTCGACCACCCGCGCTGGACGCAAGCACATGAGCGTCGTTTACCCAGTGGGTTGTTCAGTCCCAACATTCGGCAGACGGAGATGTTCAACGGGTATGGGGAGCAGGTTGCCTCTTTGTATACCGGTATGGATCTGCGGAAGAACTATTGA